A window of the Brassica oleracea var. oleracea cultivar TO1000 chromosome C1, BOL, whole genome shotgun sequence genome harbors these coding sequences:
- the LOC106299408 gene encoding uncharacterized protein LOC106299408, producing the protein MQTHEMDVCSPATTKKLSRLAKLILYTIQKVSDASRHKLQTTLDPQLLAKRGKTLRKSLNEAVSTSHSHITCRPSDHDDVRSSFISPVPLQLDYEFSCSSTPPRRSYASTTTDGRRSGSRKPLINKRQRHAYIRYNTLPKVPRERHGAAAVFPDVASSVGTMDSCHVDRAAEEFIQRFHRELRLQRWMMAQEV; encoded by the coding sequence ATGCAAACTCACGAGATGGACGTTTGTTCACCAGCCACGACCAAGAAGCTCTCAAGACTCGCGAAGCTAATCCTCTACACCATCCAGAAGGTCTCAGACGCCTCACGTCACAAACTCCAAACAACCCTCGACCCACAACTACTCGCGAAACGTGGCAAGACCCTACGCAAATCCTTAAACGAAGCCGTTTCAACTTCCCACTCCCACATCACTTGCCGTCCCTCCGACCACGACGATGTCCGATCCTCCTTCATCTCGCCTGTACCCCTCCAGCTCGACTACGAATTCAGCTGCAGCAGCACCCCACCGAGACGTTCCTACGCCTCGACCACCACCGACGGACGACGCAGTGGGTCTCGCAAACCGCTTATCAACAAACGCCAACGCCACGCGTATATCCGATACAACACGCTGCCTAAGGTTCCTCGGGAACGACACGGTGCAGCGGCCGTGTTTCCCGACGTAGCTAGCAGCGTCGGAACCATGGATAGCTGCCACGTGGATAGAGCGGCGGAGGAGTTTATACAGAGGTTCCATAGAGAGCTGAGGTTGCAGAGGTGGATGATGGCTCAGGAGGTTTAA